The window CATGTCTGGAATGAGCCTGTTGGTGTGTGCTTTTCGGCAAGCTGGGACACGACACTATCCCAACTTAGACCTGTTTGTAAGGTAGCGCAATACGCTACGGACGTAACCATTGGTTGCGAGCAAAAAAAGGCCGGAAGATGTGCTCTTCCGGCCTTCAGTATTCTTCTGGCGATGCTGGTTAGTCTTTCTTGGGCAGCACGGATATGATTCTGTCTGCCAGTTTGGCAAAGGGCAGGCTCTGCAGGTACACGGTTCCGGTACCTTTGAGCGTTGCGAGGAACATGCCTTCGCCGCCGAACATCATGGTTTTGAGACCGCCCGCAGCCGCGATGGAGTAGTCTATGCCGTCACTGAAGGCGACAAGACACCCTGTATCGACCATGATGGTCTGATTGTTGAGCTCCTTCTTCACCACCGCGCCGCCTGCGTGCATGAAGGCCATGCCGTCGCCTTCCAGCTTCTGCAGCACAAACCCTTCGCCGCCGAAGAACCCGGCACCGATCTTCTTGGTGAATGCCACGCCTATGCGGGTGCCGCGTGCTGCGCAGAGAAAGGCGTCGCGCTGGCAGAACAGGGTGCCGCCAACGGCAGCAAGGTCAACGGGTACGATGTGCCCGGGAACAGGGCCGGCAAAGGCTACGCGGCGCTTGTCGTTGCCCCTGTTGGTGAAGTGGGTCATGAACAGGCTTTCGCCCGTGACCATGCGTTTGCCCGCGCTGAATACCTTGCCGAAGAAGCCGGAGTCCGCCTCCGAACCGTCGCCGAGCTTGGCTGCATAGTCAATGTCCGCGTCCATCCAGCACATGGCACCGGCTTCGGCGATGACGGTTTCCTCAGGGTCAAGTTCCACTTCCACGACCTGCAGGTCGTTGCCGTAAATCTGGTAATCAACTTCGTGGCTTCGCATGTTCCATTCCTGTTTTGGTCTGATTGGTGACGTTGTAATGTAGGTACCCCGTAGCACGCTTCCGCAGGTAAGGTCATCAATTTAGTAAGGAATCGAAAGGCAGCCCTGCCGTGTTGCTCTTTTTGCCTGCAGTGGGTTTGGCGGTGCCGGTACGTCTTTGCCAGACTCTTGCATTTTTTCGGTGGGCGTGTTGCTGTGCCTGCGCATCACGTTTTTTCATGGAGCAGATATGACCACCACATTGCCTATCGGCATGTTTGATTCCGGAGTAGGGGGGCTGACCGTTCTCAAGGCGCTCAGACATCGTCTCCCCTGTGAAGATATATTGTACCTTGGCGATACCGCTCGCCTGCCCTATGGCACCAAGAGTCCCGAAACCGTTACCCGCTATGCGGTGCAGGCTTCCGGCAAGCTCATAGAGCGAGGCGTCAAGCTGCTTGTCGTGGCGTGCAACACGGCCACTTCCGTTGCGTTGGATGCCCTGCGGGAAGCCTATCCCGGCATACCCGTCATCGGTGTGGTCCAGCCCGGAGCGCAAGCAAGCTGCCGTGCGTCCGCAAGCGGCTCCATCGCCGTTATTGCCACCGAGTCCACCATTCGCGGCAACGCATACCAAAAGGCAATTCACGCCATCCGCCCGACAGCGAACGTCATCGGCAAGCCCTGTCCGCTTTTTGTTTCGCTGGCGGAAGAAGGGTGGCTGGACGGCGAATTGGTGGAAGGCATTGCGGCGCGGTATCTGTCCTCCCTGTTTGAAGACGGGGAAGCGGGCATCCGCCCTGATTGTCTGGTGCTTGGCTGTACCCATTTCCCCCTGCTTGCGGGGGCGATCCGCAACGTCATAGGGCCGGAGATAGCCATCGTGGATTCTGCGGAAACCACGTCGCTTGCCGTGGAGGAAGAGCTTACTGCCCGCGGTTTGCTGCGCACTGCGCCGGGCTGCGGCGGAACCCGTTTTCTGACCACGGACGATGTGCCACGTTTTGTCAGAACTGGCAGCCTATTTCTGGGCATGAACATAGCACCCGAGGACGTTGAGCTGGTGGACCTGTAGTTTCCTGCAGTCGAAATGCTGTTTTTCCTGTGCACGGATAATGTGTCGTGTTATTGTGACCTTGCATGCAGTATGTGCGTATACCGTAACAGGAGAGTCCCGTTATGAATAAATTCAAGCTGAGTATTCTTGTTCTGAGTGTGGCCGTATTGTTCGGTCTGACAGCTCCCGCCTTTGCCGAAGACCCGGTTGTGATTGCCGACTCCGTGTTCGACAAGGTGGACGAGGCCATGGGCCGTGCCGAGAAGGCGCGTGAGGTGTATGATCGCGCGAAGGATATGGGCAAGCCTGCGGAAGAGGTTCGCAAGGCTGAAGAAGATCTCAAGAAGGCGGAAGGCGACCTGCGTCAGGCCAACGTCAAGCTTGATACGGCCCGGGAAAATGCCATTGCCGAAGCCGCCGGCGTGTCTCCTGAAAAGGTGCGTGCCATGCGCGCTTCCGGTATGGGATGGGGCAACATCGCCAACGAATTGGGCGTGCATCCTTCCGTAGTGAGCAAGGGAGCCAAGAAGTCCAAGCACATGAAGGGCAAGAAGTCCTACGATGATGATACGGATGACGACGGCAGCAAGAGCAAGAATAAGTCCAAGAGTAAGTCCAAGGACAAATCCAATGGCAAATCTAATGGCAAGTCCGGCAAGGACTCCGGCGGAAAGAAGAAATAATGCAAAGGCCACCCTCACGGGTGGCCTTCTCTATTCGTTGCGCAGGTAAGGGGCGGGCTTGCGGTTCAGGGCCCGCATGGTGCCGGCAAGGCCGAACAGCAGCGAGAAACCTGTGGCCGTGGCTATGGTGGCAAGGGCAGCTACGGGCTGCACCGTAAAGCTGAGGCGCATCAGCCCTTCTACAGCGGCCCATGCGGCAAGGGTTCCGGTCAGGGCGCTGAACAGGCCCGTGGCCAGCCCGGTCAGCAGGAATTCCGTTACCAACGCCAGCAGAATATCTCCCCGTGTGGCTCCGCAGACCTTGTAGATGACGGCATCGTAGATGCGTCGATGCCTATCCGCAAGAATGGCCCCGGCTAGCACAAGCAGGCCGGTGCACAGCATAACGGCGGCCATGGCGCGGAACACCATGCCCATGCGTTCCATCAGGTTGCGTACGTCAGCCAGAATTTCCCGCATGCTGAATGCGGTGACGTTTGGATAGCTTCCTGTCACCTTGCGGTACAGGGCGTCCATGTCGCTGCCCTTGCCATAGGCGGTGACGGCCCATGTGACGGGCGCGTTGTCCAGAAGTCCCGGAGCGAACAGCACGGCGAACTGCAACTGGAAGGTCATCCAGTCCACCTTTCGTATGTTCGCTATGGCGGCCGTCACCTCGCGTCCGAGGATGTTGAAGGTAAGGGTGTCGCCTATACCCACTCCAAATCCCTTTGCAAGATCGTCCGTGAGCGAGATGATGGGCGGCCCCGTGTAATTTTCCGGCCACCAAGCCCCCTGCACGATCTCTGTGTCTTCCGGCATGACGGCAGCGTGGCTGAGTCCCCTGTCGCCGCGAACGGCCCATTTCGCTTCCGGCTTGATATCGACTTCCTCCACGGGAGCATCCTTGATGCGGATGATGCGTCCGCGAACCATGGGGCCGCGTTCCATGCGGGTTACGCCGGGGGCTTGGGCAAGTGTTTCAAAGTCCTTGAGCTGGTGGGGCAGAATGTTGATGAAGAAGAATGCCGGTGCTTCGCGGGAAAGATCGCGTTCCACGGCTCTGGTCAGGTTTTGCTCAATCTGGGCGATGGCAACAAGGGCGGTGAGTCCTAGCCCCAGCGCGAAGACAAGGTTGACCGTCGGAGCTCCCGGGCGGTGAATGGAGGCTATGCCCAGCCGGAAGCTGGGGTGCCCGGCCTGCGGAGCACGGCGTGAAAGGGCCATCATGCCCCACGCTACGCCTCTGAACACGGCAAGGCAGCCGATGACGACAACCGTGAATCCGCCTGCCAGTTTCCAGTCAGGAGTAAAGAGGAAGACCAGTCCGGCCAGAGATGCGAAGGCGGCTGCCACCATGGTTCTGCCGGTGGCGCTCAGCCGTGTGCGCTGTGTAGCCACGTACCCCCGGAAGAGCACGGCGGGCGAAACGTTGCCCGCCAGCAGCAAGGGCCTGAGGGAGAATGCAACGATGATCAGGCAGCCCAGCAAGGCGGCGCGGAAAAGCGGTGTCCAGTGCAGCGAGGCGTCCGGAAGAACGGGCAGCATTTCGGCAAGACTCTCCCTCGCGACCAAGGGGACCAGCGCGCCGAGCGTGCAGCCTATTGCGATACCGAAGATCCCGATGATGGCTATCTGGAAGAAGTAGGTCCACAGTACCGTGCTCACGCCACCGCCCACGCACTTGAGGGTGGCGATGTTCTGGATGCGGCTGGCAAGATAGCCGCGCACGGCTTCGGCTATGCCCAGCCCGCCGACCAGCAGGGCTCCCAGCCCTATGAGCAGCAGGTCGGCATCGATGCGGTCCAGAAAGGTGCGGATGCGCGGGGCCGCCCGCGTGAACGGTTCCACGCGCCAGCCGGTGTCGGGAAAAGCGGCGCGGAGTGCCTCCGTGAATGTTTGCACTTCCTGCTCCGTGGCAGTTCTCCCCTTGTTGAGCCGCACGCGCAGGTGGCTGTGTATGAGGCTGCCCGGAATCAACAGGCCCGTGCTCTCCATCGCCTTGAGGGAGATGAGCACCCTCGGACCGAATATGATGCCCTGAAACGCTCTGTCCGGTTCCTTTACCAGCACGGCGCTGATGCGAAAAGTCGTATTGCCGACGGTGAAGGCCTCTCCTGTCTTCAGTCCAAGCCGTTCCAGCAGCAGCGCATCCACAACAGCACCGAATACGGGCCTTCCGTCAGCTGCGGGCGCTTGCTCCGCCAGCGCCTTCTCCAGAGGCATGGCCGGAGACAGCTCCGGCACGCCGTAGAGCGGGTAGGCTCCGTCCACCCCCTTGGCGGCCACCAGCATGGCTTCGCCGGATGCCGTATGGGCCATGCCGCGCAGGCTTATGGAGTGGCTCAATGTGCCGTGCTGTTCAAGCCATGCCCTCTGAGGTGCGGTTGGGTGTGGTGTTGTCAGTTGGACCGATGCATCGCCGCCCAGCAGGATGCGGGCGTCCCGGTTGATGGCGGAACGGGCGGATTCCGAGACGGAACCGACGGCGGCTATGGCGAAGACGCCGAGGATGAGACAGCTCAGAAAGACCGTGAAGCGGCGCTTGCCCGAGCGCAGTTCCCTCAGGGCCAGCCGCGCGGCGAGGGATATGTCGCGCAGGGAGAGGCTCATTGGCGGGTCTCCGGTACGAAGAGGCGTCCGTCTTCCATGCGTACATGACGCGTGCAGCGGGCGGCCAGTTCCTTGTCGTGGGTGATCAGCACCAGCGTGGTGCCGTGCTGGCGCTGCAGGGCGAACAGGTGGTCAACCACGCGCGTACCGGTTTCCGAATCAAGGTTTCCCGTGGGCTCGTCCGCAAGAATGACTTTGGGGCGCGCGGCAAAAGCGCGGGCCAGCGCAACTCGCTGCTGTTCCCCGCCTGAAAGCTGGGCAGGATAGTGGCGGGCCCTGTCTGCCAGTCCCACGGCGTTCAGGGCTTCTTCGGCCAGTTCCCGGGCGCGCGGCATGTGGGCGAACTCCAGCGGCAGGGCTGTGTTTTCCAGGGCGGTCATGGTGGGGACGAGATGGAAGGATTGGAATACGATGCCCACGTGCGTGCGGCGGAACCGGGCCAGACTGTCTTCATTCATGGCGCACAGGTCGTGGCCTGCAATGCGTACCGATCCGGAAGTGGGGCGTTCCAGTCCCGCCATGACCATGAGGGTGGTGGTTTTGCCCGATCCGGACGGGCCTAGCACAGCCACAGTTTCCCCTTCTTCCACGCGCAGGGAGATTCCGCGCAGGATGTTGACCTCGCCGGAACCGCCTACTAGATTCAGATGTATATCGGAAAGCTCGATCATGGAGTTGCGCATGCGTACTGTCCTTTTCGGCCGGTTAATGAGAGCCGTGTCCTTCGCTGGAATGGCGCTGGCCTTGCTGTATGTTTCAGGCGTAATCGGCTCGCCTTCAGTCTATAGTAACCAATCCGTGGCGACAGGCAAAGGCGGTGTTGCAGATGAGGGGCGTGCCGGAGTGCACATCATGGCCTTCGGCGACAGCCTCACGGCAGGATATGGTCTGGAAAACAGCCACAGCTTTCCGGTTGTTCTGGAACGCCGCCTGCGCGAACTGGGCTACGCCGTGCGCGTGACCAACGCGGGGGTTTCCGGCGATACGTCGGCAGGCGGTGCTGCCCGCATATCGTGGGCCTTGGCAGACAGACCGGACATCCTGATTCTTGAGCTTGGTGCCAACGATGCGTTGCAGGGTCTTTCCCCGAAGCATACGCGCGAGAATCTGGAGGCCGTTATCAGGACCTGTCAGGCGCAGGGGGTGAAGGTGCTGCTGGCAGGCATGCAGGCTCCCCGGAATCTGGGGCAGGAGTATGCTGCCGCGTTTGATGCGCTGTATCCCGAACTGGCGAAGGCTTTTGACCTTGTATTCTATCCCTTCTTTCTCGAAGGGGTTGCCTTTGATGCCACCCTGAATTTGCCGGATGGCATGCATCCCAATCCCGCAGGCGTAGAGCGGGTTGTGCAGGGGATGTTGCCGTTTGTCCTTGGTATGCTTGAATAAGTGTGTGTGGTTTTTGAAAAGCGACCTCTCGTATCGGATTGCGATCAAGCAAGGTCGGGACGGGAGGTACATGGGCAAAAAATGCCTTGATTTTCAAAATACATTGAGGTATTATCTCTTTATAAGCGGAATGGTCTGGTCGGTCTTCCGATGACCCCGCTCACGCCCTGTCCAGCGATACTCACGAATCCGCCCGTATCCCTATAGCGTCACACTGCTTTCGGCCGGTTTTCTTTGCTGGAACGCCTGATTACAGATCACCATAGGGGGCCGTCCCCCTCTCAGACAGCCGCTGTGGCTGACAGTCTCGAACCTTGGCGTTGTGCCAGCCTGCCAGCTGTTATGGCTTGCGACTGACGCCGCGTAACCAAAGGGGATTTGCCATGTCTACGTATTACACACATTCCTTGGACAGCCTGCCGTTGACCGATTCGGAAAAACAGGCCGTTTCCAAAGTGATGGCACAGTATCAGTTCCGAGCCAACGACTACTACCTTTCTCTCATTAATTGGGAAGATCCCGACGACCCCATTCGCAGAATCATCGTGCCGCACCCTGCCGAAGCACGAGGATGGGGAGCGCTCGACCCGTCCAGCGAAGGCGATTACACCGTCATGCCGGGGTTGCAGCATAAGTATGCTGACACGGCCATCATGCTGGCGAACGACGTTTGCGGCGGGCTGTGCCGTTTCTGCTTCCGCAAGCGCATTTTCATGGAAGGCTCCGAGCCTGCCAAGGTGGATGTGGAAGAAGCGCTTCGTTACATTGAGGGCGCGAAGGAAATCACCAACGTTCTGGTTTCCGGCGGCGATCCGCTGCTGCTTTCCACACGCAAGCTGGAGGAAATCATCTGCGGTCTCTCCATGATTCCGCATGTCCAGTTCATCCGCATCGGTTCGCGCATGCCGGTCTTCGATCCCTACCGCATCATCAACGATCCTGAACTGGTCAAGATGCTTGGTAACTACAGCCGTCCGGACCGGAAGATCTACATCCAGACTCATTTCAATCATCCCAACGAGATGACTGACGTTGCGCGCAAGGCCATTCACATGCTGCAGCGGGCAGGGGTCATTCTTACCAACCAGACCCCCCTGCTGCGCGGGGTGAACGATGATCCTGAGGTGCTGGCAGATCTTTTCAACGGTCTTGCCCGCATGGGCGTGCCCCCCTATTACCTGTTCGTCTGCCGTCCCACCACGGGCAACCATCATTTCACCGTGCCCATTGAAGAGGGCTACGCCATTCTGCAGGCTGCGCTCAGGCAATGTTCCGGCCCTGCAAAACGAGCCCGTTTCTGCATGTCGCATGCAACCGGCAAGATCGAGGTGCTGGGCGTAACTGCCGACGAGGTACTCTTCCGCAGACATCGCGCCCCCGCCGGCAAGGCGGCAGGTCAGATTCAGGTCTTTCCCCGTAATCCGCGGGCCGTGTGGCTGGACGACTATCTGGAGGCCGGGCCCGGAGACACGGAAGAAGCGCAGTCCGGGACGACTGCGCTGGACATGCCGGATCTCTGCAAGGTGTGCGGAGCAGGTGTTCCCCGCCCCAACTAGGAGTTGGGGAGCCGGGTGCTATGCATCGGGTTGACAGGGGCACCCTCCCTGTATAGTCCTATAGTTGTGGCAACATCCGCTTTGCTCCGCATCGTCGGATGGTTTTGCAATCAACAACTGTCTATATGAGATTCATGGAGGATTTGATGCACAAGTACGAATGCCCCTGCGGATATATCTATGACCCCATGGAAGGCGACCCTGATAACAACATTCCGCCGGAAACCGCCTTTGAGAATCTGCCGGAAGACTGGGTATGTCCGCTCTGCGGTGCCGAGAAGGAATTCTTCACCAAGATGGACTAGTCCTTTTTCGGCATGACCCTGTGACCATGAAGCCCCTGTCGTATGACGGGGGCTTTTTGTTTTCTGGTGAATGAATCATGATGGGCAGGCGGGCATACCCGTTTACGGTCTGGCGGCACTGTCACGAAAAGTGTTGCGGCTCTTGGCTGAAATAGTTTTGGTATCTTGATTGACCGGAGATAGGTTGAGTAATCACGCAATATCTGGTAGCGTTATCCCGCATCTGGAGGGCGTTTGCAGCCTGAGCAAGCGAAGCTGCAGGTTGTTTGCCGTACCAAAAGGAGGGGCTGTGTTGGGGATACTCAGGGGGATACGCATTCCCCTTTCGACCAAGCTTGCCGCAGTGGCAACAGTGCTCTTTGCCTGTTCTGGAATCGGCGTGTTGGGGGCGCTGCTTGCGCTGTCGGTTAGTGCGCCGCTGACGCCTGTGGACATCGTATGGCTTATGGCCTGTTGTGCGGCCCTGCTTATGCCGCTCTACTATTTTCTGCTGAACCATCTTGGCAGGGAACTCATATCAAGGCCGTTGGAAGATTTGACCCAGACGGCTCGCGATCTCGGCAGCGCTCCGCTGCCTACCCGCATTCCTGTAGAAGACGAGCTTGATGCCCTTGCCGTGGCGCTTGTGCGTTCGGGTGAATCACTTTCCGAGCGGCTGCGCGTTCTGCGGGCATCAAATACCATGCTTGAAGCGCTGGTTTCTGATCTGCCCGGTTTTGTGAGCGTGCAGGACAGATCCTTCCGTGTTGTTTACTGCAACAAGGCGTTTACCACGGTGTTCAATACCCGGCCGGGAGATTCCTGCCGCAGGCTGTGCAACCGCGCCGCTCCCGGGGGCGATTGCCCCGTTGCGCAGACCTTTGCCGACGGGCAGCCCAGATTGATGGAAGAAAAGGGTGTGTATCCGGACGGAACTGTCTCCCGATGGCTGGTTGCCACCGCGCCCGTACGCTCCGATGACGGTGCCGTGGCCCACTGCATCGAGCTGCGGCTTGACCTGACGGCTCTGAGGTAGCTGCGTCCGGTATTCTGCATCCGTTTTACACGACACTGAATCTAAAGGCGTCACCTTCCTTGGGGGAGAGTGGCGCTTTTATTGTTGTGTGCAATTCACTCCTTTCTGGGGCCGGTTCACGCCGCGGATTTGCTCATTCACACTTAAGCTGGAAATAATGGATGATTATAGGTTATATACTCATAACCTGTTTGAGGGAAAAGGGGATCGGTCCGATCCTTCCGCCACTGGATTCTCAGATAGCCGGAAACGGTTTGATCTGGAATTTGTGGATCTGGCCGGTTCAATGTCGTACGGGGCGCCTCCCTGCTGCGGCATGTAACAATCATCTGTTAAAGGAGTGAGGAATGTTTTACTTCTTTCTAGCTTGCGCTCTGCTCATTGCCGGCTACTTCGTCTACGGCAAAGTGGTCGAAGCCAACTTCGGCGCTGACGTATGTCGCGTTACTCCTGCATGCCGCATGGAAGACGGAGTTGACTACGTCAAGATGGGCCCCAAGAAAATCTATCTTATCCAGCTGCTCAACATCGCAGGTCTGGGCCCCATCTTCGGTCCCATCCTCGGTGCCCTGTACGGTCCTGCCGCTCTGGTCTGGATTGTGCTCGGCAGCATCTTTGCCGGTGCTGTGCATGACTATTTTGCCGGCATGATGTCTGTGCGTTACGACGGCAAGTCTATTCCGGATGCCGTGGGCTACAACCTCGGCAAGTTTGCCAAGCAGTTCATGAATATCTTCTCCATCGTGCTGTTGCTGCTCGTGGGCGTGGTATTCGTGCTCGGCCCCGCCAAGCTGCTTGCCAACAAGATCGGCTTTGATCTGGACAAGCCCACTGCTGTGGCAGTGTGGACCGGCATCATCTTTGCCTACTACTTCCTGGCCACCATTCTGCCGGTGGACAAGATCATCGGCCGTCTGTACCCCTTGTTTGCTGTCTGTCTGCTGGTTATGGCCGGCGGTCTTTCCGCCATGCTGATCATTGACGGCTACACCTTCTTCCCCAACGGCGTGGGCCTTGCCAACGTGCATCCCAAGGGTCTGCCCATGTGGCCCCTGATGTTCATCACCATCGCATGCGGCGCCATCTCCGGTTTCCATGCTACCCAGTCTCCGCTCATGGCGCGCTGCATTCCCGATGAAAAGTGCGGCCGTCCCATCTTCTACGGTGCCATGATCGGTGAAGGCATCATCGCCCTCGTATGGGCAACTCTCGGCATGACCTTCTACCAGACCCCCGAAGCGCTGCAGGCTGCTCTGGCTAACGGCGGCCCCGCTGCCGTGGTAGATCAGGTTGCCACTACCCTCATGGGCCCCATCGGCGGCTTCCTTGCCATCATCGGCGTAATCATTCTGCCCATCTCTTCCGGTGACACCGCATTCCGCGCAGCCCGTCTGATCATCGCCGACTTCACCAAGGTTACTCAGAAGGATGTTGTCAAGCGTCTGATGATTGCTGTGCCCCTGTTCCTGGTGGGTTACATGATCACCAAGACCGATTTCGGCATCATCTGGCGCTACTTCGGTTTCTCCAACCAGACTCTGGCTACCATCGTGCTGTGGGCATCCGCAGTTTACCTCGTGCGTCACGGCAAGATCCATTGGATCGCTTCCGTGCCCGCAACCTTCATGACTGCAGTTTGTGTTACCTACCTGTGCGTGGCTCCCGAGTTTGCCTTCAAGCTGGACGCCAGCGTAGGCTACCCCATCGGTATAGTTGCCGCTGCAGCCTGCTTTGTGGCATTCATGCTGAAGTCCCGCACCATCCCCGTTGAAGCCAACGCTTCCGACTCTCCCGGCACCATCGGCTAGTGCCGCAGGTGTCTCTTGCTGAAAACGAAGCCCCCGCCATTTGGCGGGGGCTTTTTTGTCTTACGCGAGAGCTGCCAGCCGCGATGGCGGTGCCAGCAGGTCGGCTATGGAAATGCTGTCCAGCGCGTTTTCCAGAATGTTGGAAACCTGCATCCATGCCGGGCGGGTGGGGCAGTGATCGCTACGGGGGCACTGGGCGGCCGCTTCGTTGTCGCAACACTGGGTCAGATCAATAGGGCCTTCAATGGCGCGGACGATGTCTCCGAGCGATATGTTGGCCGGGGCGTTGGCAAGCGTATGACCGCCGGTAACGCCGCGGGTGCTGGAAACGAGCCCCCCTTGTTTCAATGGGCGTATGATCTGTTCGATAAATTGGACGGAAATGCCCGTATGCTCGGAAAGCGTAGTGGTATTGACCACGGCATCCAGATTTTCCGCAAGGATGACCAGAATACGGGTTGCGTAGCGTGAACGGGCAGACAGTTTCATTGCGGCGCCTCTCATCTGACATTTAATATTTTCTATTGTATGACTGTATGGAAGGCTGCTTCAA is drawn from Desulfovibrio mangrovi and contains these coding sequences:
- a CDS encoding ABC transporter ATP-binding protein, translating into MRNSMIELSDIHLNLVGGSGEVNILRGISLRVEEGETVAVLGPSGSGKTTTLMVMAGLERPTSGSVRIAGHDLCAMNEDSLARFRRTHVGIVFQSFHLVPTMTALENTALPLEFAHMPRARELAEEALNAVGLADRARHYPAQLSGGEQQRVALARAFAARPKVILADEPTGNLDSETGTRVVDHLFALQRQHGTTLVLITHDKELAARCTRHVRMEDGRLFVPETRQ
- a CDS encoding rubredoxin; the encoded protein is MHKYECPCGYIYDPMEGDPDNNIPPETAFENLPEDWVCPLCGAEKEFFTKMD
- a CDS encoding carbon starvation protein A, yielding MFYFFLACALLIAGYFVYGKVVEANFGADVCRVTPACRMEDGVDYVKMGPKKIYLIQLLNIAGLGPIFGPILGALYGPAALVWIVLGSIFAGAVHDYFAGMMSVRYDGKSIPDAVGYNLGKFAKQFMNIFSIVLLLLVGVVFVLGPAKLLANKIGFDLDKPTAVAVWTGIIFAYYFLATILPVDKIIGRLYPLFAVCLLVMAGGLSAMLIIDGYTFFPNGVGLANVHPKGLPMWPLMFITIACGAISGFHATQSPLMARCIPDEKCGRPIFYGAMIGEGIIALVWATLGMTFYQTPEALQAALANGGPAAVVDQVATTLMGPIGGFLAIIGVIILPISSGDTAFRAARLIIADFTKVTQKDVVKRLMIAVPLFLVGYMITKTDFGIIWRYFGFSNQTLATIVLWASAVYLVRHGKIHWIASVPATFMTAVCVTYLCVAPEFAFKLDASVGYPIGIVAAAACFVAFMLKSRTIPVEANASDSPGTIG
- a CDS encoding PAS domain-containing protein, encoding MLGILRGIRIPLSTKLAAVATVLFACSGIGVLGALLALSVSAPLTPVDIVWLMACCAALLMPLYYFLLNHLGRELISRPLEDLTQTARDLGSAPLPTRIPVEDELDALAVALVRSGESLSERLRVLRASNTMLEALVSDLPGFVSVQDRSFRVVYCNKAFTTVFNTRPGDSCRRLCNRAAPGGDCPVAQTFADGQPRLMEEKGVYPDGTVSRWLVATAPVRSDDGAVAHCIELRLDLTALR
- a CDS encoding TIGR00266 family protein, translated to MRSHEVDYQIYGNDLQVVEVELDPEETVIAEAGAMCWMDADIDYAAKLGDGSEADSGFFGKVFSAGKRMVTGESLFMTHFTNRGNDKRRVAFAGPVPGHIVPVDLAAVGGTLFCQRDAFLCAARGTRIGVAFTKKIGAGFFGGEGFVLQKLEGDGMAFMHAGGAVVKKELNNQTIMVDTGCLVAFSDGIDYSIAAAGGLKTMMFGGEGMFLATLKGTGTVYLQSLPFAKLADRIISVLPKKD
- the murI gene encoding glutamate racemase — its product is MTTTLPIGMFDSGVGGLTVLKALRHRLPCEDILYLGDTARLPYGTKSPETVTRYAVQASGKLIERGVKLLVVACNTATSVALDALREAYPGIPVIGVVQPGAQASCRASASGSIAVIATESTIRGNAYQKAIHAIRPTANVIGKPCPLFVSLAEEGWLDGELVEGIAARYLSSLFEDGEAGIRPDCLVLGCTHFPLLAGAIRNVIGPEIAIVDSAETTSLAVEEELTARGLLRTAPGCGGTRFLTTDDVPRFVRTGSLFLGMNIAPEDVELVDL
- a CDS encoding ABC transporter permease → MSLSLRDISLAARLALRELRSGKRRFTVFLSCLILGVFAIAAVGSVSESARSAINRDARILLGGDASVQLTTPHPTAPQRAWLEQHGTLSHSISLRGMAHTASGEAMLVAAKGVDGAYPLYGVPELSPAMPLEKALAEQAPAADGRPVFGAVVDALLLERLGLKTGEAFTVGNTTFRISAVLVKEPDRAFQGIIFGPRVLISLKAMESTGLLIPGSLIHSHLRVRLNKGRTATEQEVQTFTEALRAAFPDTGWRVEPFTRAAPRIRTFLDRIDADLLLIGLGALLVGGLGIAEAVRGYLASRIQNIATLKCVGGGVSTVLWTYFFQIAIIGIFGIAIGCTLGALVPLVARESLAEMLPVLPDASLHWTPLFRAALLGCLIIVAFSLRPLLLAGNVSPAVLFRGYVATQRTRLSATGRTMVAAAFASLAGLVFLFTPDWKLAGGFTVVVIGCLAVFRGVAWGMMALSRRAPQAGHPSFRLGIASIHRPGAPTVNLVFALGLGLTALVAIAQIEQNLTRAVERDLSREAPAFFFINILPHQLKDFETLAQAPGVTRMERGPMVRGRIIRIKDAPVEEVDIKPEAKWAVRGDRGLSHAAVMPEDTEIVQGAWWPENYTGPPIISLTDDLAKGFGVGIGDTLTFNILGREVTAAIANIRKVDWMTFQLQFAVLFAPGLLDNAPVTWAVTAYGKGSDMDALYRKVTGSYPNVTAFSMREILADVRNLMERMGMVFRAMAAVMLCTGLLVLAGAILADRHRRIYDAVIYKVCGATRGDILLALVTEFLLTGLATGLFSALTGTLAAWAAVEGLMRLSFTVQPVAALATIATATGFSLLFGLAGTMRALNRKPAPYLRNE
- a CDS encoding RrF2 family transcriptional regulator, with amino-acid sequence MKLSARSRYATRILVILAENLDAVVNTTTLSEHTGISVQFIEQIIRPLKQGGLVSSTRGVTGGHTLANAPANISLGDIVRAIEGPIDLTQCCDNEAAAQCPRSDHCPTRPAWMQVSNILENALDSISIADLLAPPSRLAALA
- a CDS encoding KamA family radical SAM protein, giving the protein MSTYYTHSLDSLPLTDSEKQAVSKVMAQYQFRANDYYLSLINWEDPDDPIRRIIVPHPAEARGWGALDPSSEGDYTVMPGLQHKYADTAIMLANDVCGGLCRFCFRKRIFMEGSEPAKVDVEEALRYIEGAKEITNVLVSGGDPLLLSTRKLEEIICGLSMIPHVQFIRIGSRMPVFDPYRIINDPELVKMLGNYSRPDRKIYIQTHFNHPNEMTDVARKAIHMLQRAGVILTNQTPLLRGVNDDPEVLADLFNGLARMGVPPYYLFVCRPTTGNHHFTVPIEEGYAILQAALRQCSGPAKRARFCMSHATGKIEVLGVTADEVLFRRHRAPAGKAAGQIQVFPRNPRAVWLDDYLEAGPGDTEEAQSGTTALDMPDLCKVCGAGVPRPN
- a CDS encoding arylesterase, whose product is MSFAGMALALLYVSGVIGSPSVYSNQSVATGKGGVADEGRAGVHIMAFGDSLTAGYGLENSHSFPVVLERRLRELGYAVRVTNAGVSGDTSAGGAARISWALADRPDILILELGANDALQGLSPKHTRENLEAVIRTCQAQGVKVLLAGMQAPRNLGQEYAAAFDALYPELAKAFDLVFYPFFLEGVAFDATLNLPDGMHPNPAGVERVVQGMLPFVLGMLE